The proteins below are encoded in one region of Streptomyces marianii:
- a CDS encoding hydrogenase maturation protease codes for MEPVARTAVIGIGNEFRRDDGVGWAVVAALEDRAARQPLSRGTVLERSDGDPGRLIGLWEDTALAVVVDACFPPSAQPGRTHRWSGNPDGSFHPAGPARHSTHGLGLAEAVRLGDVLGRGPGRLVVYAVEGVDRSLGTGLTPAVARAVPVLVRRIEADIRRDGEARAHGPRDG; via the coding sequence ATGGAACCGGTAGCCCGCACGGCGGTCATCGGGATCGGGAACGAGTTCCGCCGGGACGACGGGGTCGGGTGGGCCGTCGTCGCCGCGCTGGAGGACCGGGCCGCGCGGCAGCCGCTGTCCCGGGGCACCGTACTGGAGCGGTCCGACGGGGACCCCGGCCGGCTGATCGGCCTCTGGGAGGACACCGCCCTGGCAGTGGTCGTCGATGCGTGCTTCCCCCCGTCGGCGCAGCCGGGGCGTACGCACCGGTGGTCCGGAAACCCCGACGGCTCCTTCCACCCGGCCGGTCCGGCACGGCACAGCACGCACGGACTCGGCCTCGCCGAGGCGGTCCGGCTCGGCGACGTTCTCGGGCGCGGTCCCGGCCGTCTCGTCGTGTACGCGGTGGAGGGGGTGGACCGTTCGCTGGGAACGGGACTCACCCCGGCGGTGGCACGCGCGGTGCCGGTGCTGGTCCGGCGGATCGAGGCGGACATCCGCCGCGACGGCGAGGCCCGGGCCCACGGTCCGCGGGACGGGTGA